The DNA region TCATCAGCCTCGCCACTTCTTGCGACTACATCAGCCGTATCACCTCCTCCTATGATGGTCGTAGCGTGGCTATCGCCTATGAAATGTGCCATTTTTAAAGAACCTTTAGCAAATTTTTCTATCTCAAAAACGCCCATAGGTCCATTCCACCAGATCGTTTGTGCATCGGCTAAAGCTTCTCTAAAAAGTTTCCCACTAGCAGGTCCTATGTCAAGTCCCATAAAGCCACTTGGAATTTCTTGCGTTGGCACATAAGACATAAAAGCTTCGCTCGAACAAGTCCTTGCCACAGCCACATCAACTGGTAGGTAAATTTTCACACCAAGTTCTTTACCCTTTTTCATAATCGCCCTTGCATCTTCGAGTAATTCTTCTTCTAAAAGTGAATTTCCTATATCATAGCCTAAAGCTTTTAAAAAGGTGAAAGCCATACCTCCGCCTATGATGAGTTTATCGACTTTTGGCAGGAGATTGATAAGGGCTTGTAGCTTTCCGCTTACTTTTGAGCCGCCTACTACTGCGACAAAAGGACGAGCGGGGTGGCGTAAAAGATTATCAGCGAATTTAATCTCTTTTTGTAACAAAAAGCCTGCTGCTTTCACATCAAAAAATCTTGTAATCGCCTCCACACTCGCATGCGCTCTATGACACACGCCAAAGGCGTCGTTAATATAAATTTCCGCCATAGAGGCAAGTTCTTTAGCTAAATTTTCATCGTTTTTCGTTTCGCCCTTTTCAAAACGCAAATTCTCAAGCATTAAAATTTCACCTGCCTCTAAATTTTCCGCCTTTTTCTTTGCGTCTTCACCAATGACATCTTTAGCTAAAAGCACTTCTTTACTCATAAGTCTTGAAAGTCTCTTTGCTACAGGTTCTAGGGAGTATTTTGAACTAATTTCTTTTGGGCGTCCAAGATGAGAGGCTAAAATCACGCTACAACCATTATCTAAACAATATCTTATCGTAGGGATAGCCGATCTTATGCGTCTATCATCTGTGATATTTAAAAAATCATCTTGAGGGACATTAAAATCACATCTTATAAAAACCTTTTTTTTAGCTAAGTCTATATCTTTAATGGAGATAATTTCGCTCTTCATCTTAAGCTCCCATTACATAAACAGCCATATCGACAAGGCGACTAGAATAGCCCCATTCATTGTCATACCAAGCGACAATTTTAACAAAATCCTCGCTAATCACTTGAGTTAAATCACTTGCCACCACAGCACCAAAAGGCGATGTGATGAAATCGCTCGAAACTCTTTCTTCATCATCAACGGCTAAAATTCCTTTTAAATTTGTCTTGCTTGCCTTTCTAAAGGCTTCATTGAGCTCTTCTTTACTTACTTTTTTGCTTAAAAGTGCGGTTAAATCCACGCTTGAAACATCAATCACAGGCACACGCATACTTTGTCCGTGAAGTTTGCCATCAAGCTCTGGCATTACAAGCTTCATAGCTTTTGCCGCTCCTGTTGAAGTTGGGATAATATTTTGTGCAGCAGCTCGGCTACGGCGTTTATCCTTAGCCTTAGCATCGATAATGCTTTGCCCATTTGTATAAGCGTGTATAGTCGTCATTAAGCCTTTTTCTATGCCAAAATTATCTTGTAAAACTCTACAAACAGGACCTAAGCAATTAGTCGTGCAAGAAGCGTTAGAAATAATAGCCTCGCCTTTGTAAAGATGAGAATTCACACCCATTACAAAGGTTGGGGTATTATCCTTTGCGGGAGCGGACATTAGCACCTTTTTAATGCCCTTATTTAAAAAGGCTTGACATTTTTCTTGCGTTAAATGCGCACCTGTGCATTCAAAAACGAGCTCTGCGCCATATTTTGCAAAGTCAAGCTCATTAATATCACGCGTATGAAACATTTTAACTTTTTTGCTATTAATGAGTAAATCGCCATTTTCAAGCTCCACGCTCGCATCAAATTCGCCGTGAACAGAGTCATATTTTAAGAGGTATTTTGTCAGTTCAAGCTCTGTCGTATCATTGATAGCTACAAGCTCTAAATCATCACGCTTTGTGATGATTCTCGCTACACATCGCCCTATACGCCCAAAACCATTAATCGCAACTTTTATAGCCATTTAATTTCCTTTTGCAAAATAAAATGCTAGAATTCTACAAAAAAAAGGTTAAAAAATTTAAATGAAAATCGCACTTTTTGGAGGGAGTTTCGACCCACCACATCAAGGACACGAAAGCGTTATAAAAGAGGCTTTAAATACACTAGAAATCGACAAACTCATCATTATGCCAGCTTTCATTAGCCCCTTTAAAGAAAGTGTGAGTGTTCCTGCACAAAAAAGGTTAGAGTGGGTTAAAAAACTTTGGGGGAAATTAGAAAAAGTCGAAATTTGTGATTTTGAAATCAAGCAAAATCGTCCCGTGCCGAGTATAGAGAGTGTTAATTTTCTTTATCAAATTTATAAGCCTAGCAAATTTTATCTTTTAGTGGGAGCTGATCATCTTCAAACTTTATCTTCTTGGCACTCTTTTGAAGAGCTTAAAAAAAAGGTAGAATTTGTTATAGCAAAGCGTGATAAAATAGTAATTCCAAAGAATTTTAAAGATTTAAATACGCACATTAATATCTCCTCATCTTTTATAAGAAAGCATTTAAATTTAGATAAAGTAAGTGATGAAATTCAAGAAGAGGTGAAAAAATACTACCAAAAACAGCTATAATTTTAAAATAAAGGACGAAAATGCAAGAAAGAATCACCGCAATCACACAAATTTTAGATGAAAAAAAGGCTGAAGATATTGAAATTTTTGATATGAGAGGGGGAGAGTATTTTGTAAGCTTTGTCATCATCGCTACGACTTTGGGCGAAAGACACGCCCTTTCTTTAATCGATGAACTTAAAACTAAACTGAAAGCCAAAGGGGAGGAATTTTTAAACATAGAAAGCAGTGAGCAATGGAGCGTGATTGATTTGGGTGATATTTTAATCCACCTCCTAAGCCAAGAACATCGCGGAATTTATAAGCTAGAAGAGCTTTTAAGGGACTTTGTAATTTAAAATCTTACAAATTTGCTTTTTAATGCCGCTAGGTCCTTCTTGATTAACCCTACAAAAATGCGCTTTCTGCCAAAAAATGCTTTTAGGGCTTTCAATTTTCCCCCAACGCCAATCAAAGCGGTCTCCCAAAAGCACTAAAGTGGGAATTCCTAAAGCTAAACTCAAATGTGCTATCGCACTATCAATGCTTACAAGCAAATCCACCTCACGCAAAGCCTCGCTTGTAGCTAACCAATCATTAAGCTCAAAAGATACATCTTTAATATTAGCAGGAAGTTCTAATTCGCCTTTTTGATAAAGAGTGAAATTCACAAGCTCCACATCAAGTCCATCAAAAGCCTCAAGTAAAAATTCCAAATCAATATTGCGATAAAATAAACTTTGTGTATGGGGAATAGTGCTTGTGCGAAAGCAAATTCCTACCTTCGCTCTTTGCATCCGTGTCTTTTTCTCCACGCTAATGAGAGGCGAGGGTAATTTTGCTATGGTTTTCGCATTATAAACACCTAAGAAAAAATAAAGGGAGCAAATCGGCACCGCATAATCAAAATCTTGCGGAATTTGTGCGAATACTTTAAGATTACTTTGAATTTTATTTTGTTTTTGAAGCGTTTGAATATGTGTATTAAAAAGACTAAATAACGCACTTTGAGGGCAAAAAATCACTTCCTTTGCCACCTTAGAAAGACTGCGTAAAATGCGAGAAAACATTATTGTATCTCCATAACCTTGCTCGCAATACACAAGCACTTTTTTGCCGTGTAAAAAATTTTTATTTTCATAAAAAGCCGCATAAGCAGCATCATAATGCCTTTGAGAAAAAGTGAATTTAGAAGCTGCGTGTAAGCGTGTTTCATAATATAAAAAGCCCTCTTCAAAGCGTCCCAAACGCAAACAAAATTTAGAAAATTCAAAACTAGTATATATATCAGCATTCAAAGAAATAGCTCTTTTATAGCATTTATAAGCCTTATCATAATAGCCTGTATATTCTAAAGTTAAAGCATAAAAGAGGAAAAATTGAGGATTTTTAGCATTATAATTTTCTACTTTTTTAAATACATTAAGAGCATTATCATAGCGATAAAGTCTAAAATTTAAATATGCCAATTCAACAACCAAACGCATATAAAGAAAATCATCAAGTGCATTAAGCAATTCTTCTTTTTCCTTGCTTGGATTTTTTTCCTTCTCTAATTCTTGTTTATATTCTAAAAAATGATGATAAGCTTTCTCCACTATGGCAAGGGATTTTTCATCATTGGTATATTTGTGCGCAAGAGCGTAATTAAGCCAAAGTTCTTTAGAATAAGGCTCTTGTTTTAAAAGTTTTTCAAATAAAATTTCAGCTTCATCATAAAAACTATAAGACACAAGAATAAGAGTTAGCTCGAAAGTAAAAGTATAATCGTGCTCTCTTGTTAAAAGTTTATCAACAATATTTTGTATTTTTTCTGGGGGGGGGGTAGCATCTTGAAGATTGCCATATACGCGTAATAATAGAAGTAAAACATAAGAACTTTGCTCTTTCATATCTTCTAAAATTACTTGTGCTTTTTCATAATTGCCCTCCTCACAAGCTAACAAAGCTCCAGCATAATCATCGCAAGATAAAGCATAAATTTCCTTGTAATTCTTGCGGGAAATGTAAAATAAATCTTTTTGTGTCATCAATGTTTCCTTATGATACACTTTTAACTTGTTTAAAAAGTTCCATTACAGCTTCCTCAAGCTCCTTAGCCCTTAAAGGTGTATTTGCTTCAAAACGCGTGATGAGATAGGGACTAGTGTTTGAAGCACGCAGTAAAGCCCAGCCGTCCTCAAAGTCCATTCTAGCCCCGTCAATCTCACAAAGCTCTTTAACTCCCTTTAAAGCCCCTTTTCTAACTGCCTCTTTA from Campylobacter upsaliensis includes:
- a CDS encoding phosphoglycerate kinase, which translates into the protein MKSEIISIKDIDLAKKKVFIRCDFNVPQDDFLNITDDRRIRSAIPTIRYCLDNGCSVILASHLGRPKEISSKYSLEPVAKRLSRLMSKEVLLAKDVIGEDAKKKAENLEAGEILMLENLRFEKGETKNDENLAKELASMAEIYINDAFGVCHRAHASVEAITRFFDVKAAGFLLQKEIKFADNLLRHPARPFVAVVGGSKVSGKLQALINLLPKVDKLIIGGGMAFTFLKALGYDIGNSLLEEELLEDARAIMKKGKELGVKIYLPVDVAVARTCSSEAFMSYVPTQEIPSGFMGLDIGPASGKLFREALADAQTIWWNGPMGVFEIEKFAKGSLKMAHFIGDSHATTIIGGGDTADVVARSGEADEMTFISTGGGASLELIEGKELPGVKPLRGE
- the gap gene encoding type I glyceraldehyde-3-phosphate dehydrogenase translates to MAIKVAINGFGRIGRCVARIITKRDDLELVAINDTTELELTKYLLKYDSVHGEFDASVELENGDLLINSKKVKMFHTRDINELDFAKYGAELVFECTGAHLTQEKCQAFLNKGIKKVLMSAPAKDNTPTFVMGVNSHLYKGEAIISNASCTTNCLGPVCRVLQDNFGIEKGLMTTIHAYTNGQSIIDAKAKDKRRSRAAAQNIIPTSTGAAKAMKLVMPELDGKLHGQSMRVPVIDVSSVDLTALLSKKVSKEELNEAFRKASKTNLKGILAVDDEERVSSDFITSPFGAVVASDLTQVISEDFVKIVAWYDNEWGYSSRLVDMAVYVMGA
- the nadD gene encoding nicotinate (nicotinamide) nucleotide adenylyltransferase, which encodes MKIALFGGSFDPPHQGHESVIKEALNTLEIDKLIIMPAFISPFKESVSVPAQKRLEWVKKLWGKLEKVEICDFEIKQNRPVPSIESVNFLYQIYKPSKFYLLVGADHLQTLSSWHSFEELKKKVEFVIAKRDKIVIPKNFKDLNTHINISSSFIRKHLNLDKVSDEIQEEVKKYYQKQL
- the rsfS gene encoding ribosome silencing factor — encoded protein: MQERITAITQILDEKKAEDIEIFDMRGGEYFVSFVIIATTLGERHALSLIDELKTKLKAKGEEFLNIESSEQWSVIDLGDILIHLLSQEHRGIYKLEELLRDFVI
- a CDS encoding tetratricopeptide repeat protein, which codes for MTQKDLFYISRKNYKEIYALSCDDYAGALLACEEGNYEKAQVILEDMKEQSSYVLLLLLRVYGNLQDATPPPEKIQNIVDKLLTREHDYTFTFELTLILVSYSFYDEAEILFEKLLKQEPYSKELWLNYALAHKYTNDEKSLAIVEKAYHHFLEYKQELEKEKNPSKEKEELLNALDDFLYMRLVVELAYLNFRLYRYDNALNVFKKVENYNAKNPQFFLFYALTLEYTGYYDKAYKCYKRAISLNADIYTSFEFSKFCLRLGRFEEGFLYYETRLHAASKFTFSQRHYDAAYAAFYENKNFLHGKKVLVYCEQGYGDTIMFSRILRSLSKVAKEVIFCPQSALFSLFNTHIQTLQKQNKIQSNLKVFAQIPQDFDYAVPICSLYFFLGVYNAKTIAKLPSPLISVEKKTRMQRAKVGICFRTSTIPHTQSLFYRNIDLEFLLEAFDGLDVELVNFTLYQKGELELPANIKDVSFELNDWLATSEALREVDLLVSIDSAIAHLSLALGIPTLVLLGDRFDWRWGKIESPKSIFWQKAHFCRVNQEGPSGIKKQICKILNYKVP